The window atcaataattacaataaatgtgggACCCATATACCATAAATGTATTGACAAATCAAGTAAAgtgctttaaatgctttgaattttaaaagttttagttaaaggGCAGTTTTGGTATATTAAGCTTATTAAAGTCCtcccaaaaaattattaaaagataccACCCTTTCTAGTAATTGTTTTGTCCAGCCTACCCTTTTGGGTAAttctctcatttatttataaataatatagaaaacatatttaagggtaaaatttctttttggataattctctcatttatttataaataatatagaaaacatatttaaggGTAAAATTGTCTTTAAAAGATTGAGTGTTTATAGTCATTGTTTTTTCTAACCCACCCTTTGGTAATTCTCcctaaatattttacaaatatttttctgaaaaaatgTGGTACAAAAAGATGGCCGCCGCAAGCGTACAACGGGAGAGAACCTTTTTAAGGACGAGAAGCAAGCTTCAGTTTGGTTGCTCTGCCTTTCTGTACCATACAATCGTACTAGGGGGATTTGCACACCCGTAATGGAAACAGAGTCTCATCAAGTAGTGTTCGGAAAATCGATAATAGTACCAAGTGTTAGGGAGCTGGTCAAAGAACCCATCACCAAAGTTCCTCCTCGGTATGTGCACAATCAGCAGGACCTTCAGATGGCCGCCGCTGCCGCCGCCGCCGCCGACATCTGGCTTCAATCGGTTCCGGTCATCGATCTCCATTGCTTGCTTCATGGGGACTCCATGGGTTCCGAGTTAGAGCGGCTCCACTCAGCTTGTAAGGACTGGGGTTTTTTCCAGGTATTGACTTTTGGACCCGATAAGGGTCTGGGGTGGGCTTGGTTCGACCCATTTGATTCTTGTTCCTAATTCTGGTTGTCTGGGTGCTGTATTTGGATTTGACTTTGATGTGGGTATTtaccaaaatttgattttgtgtCTTAGAGAACATCGAGTATTTATATATTCCATGAATTTCTTTTATACCCATAAATCTATGAGCATAGCAAATTGAAGAAACGGTTTTgggaggaggaaaaaaaaaagaaagaaaaatgacagGCCACTGAATTTTTTGGGCGTACCGTGGGGTTCGAGTATATAAATACAACGAATTGCcttaacaattaaaaatccaTAGAAGTCCCTCAAAAAATTGGCTCTTTCACTATCAGTTTTGGTGCCCATGGTTTGGGTATATGAATTTTATAGAATTGTCATAGCtggaaaacattttattaatattattattattttaaagaacatGAAACTGTTTTTAACAATAGTTTCCAAACAGGGCCTTGATTTTTGAGTTGGCAGTTCTGTGCTTCTTGTTTTGTAAATGCAGGTTGTGAACCATGGAGTGAGTAGTTCATTGTTGGAGGAATTCAAAGGGGAGGTTCAAGATTTCTTTGAACTTCCACTCGAAGAAAAGAAGAAGCTTTGGCAGCAGCCAGATAACCATGAGGGATTTGGGCAACTCTTTGTGGTATCAGAAGAGCAGAGGCTTGATTGGTCAGACATGTTCTATCTGACTACCCTCCCATTCAATCTAAGGAAGAGTGACATATTTCAAAAGCTCCCACAAAAACTCAGGTCTCAATTTCTCTCAAAACAAAATTCTACCTTGTAAAGCTTAATTTTAAGAACTCTTGTTGGTGGTGGTGTGACACATGAACTCAGGGGTCGGGGAAAGGTTGgcaaattgatttgattttctacTTATACTTTACTGCAGAGAGACTTTGGAAGCTTACTCtgtagaaatgaaaaagttagcGATGACTATCTTAAGTCAAATGACTAAAGCTTTAAAGATGAAGGCTGAGGAGATAAGAGACATGTTCAGTGATGGGGTTCAATCAATGAGAATGAACTACTATCCTCCATGCCCTGAACCAGATATGACCATTGGGTTCGCTCCTCACTCCGATGCTGATGCTCTAACGATTCTCTTTCAGCTCAATGACACTGAGGGCCTCCAAATTCGGAAAGAAGGGAGATGGGTCCCTGTTAAACCCCTTCCAAATGCATTTGTTGTCAACATTGGAGACATTATGGAGGTATTATTTTTCACTATTGTACATTACATAGCTTGAAAACCATTTGTATATGATCGAGTGACTTGAAACATTTTTATGTGATTGAGTCTAGGCTGATCGATCCAGCTGCATCACACAGTGAAGTTGCACTTGGCTATGATAAACACTGGGGGAACTGAATACTCTGGCTGAAATGAATTAGATTAATTCATTTAAACTAGGTAGCAGTCAACACTACTGGATTGCATATATGGGGTCAGAGTGTTTGGTTGAGCTCTAGTAACTGTAATCTGATACAAGGGGCACCACAAAAGTTTGGAAGCCCTACCTACATGATTAACATTTGCAGACAAGGCAGACCTGGAACTAGATGTTTCCCATAAGAGTACCAATGTTAGATTTCTTCAAAGTCTTAACCTATTGGCTGTTAACAAGTTTGTATCTAGATGTGCATGTAGGGCTCTATCAAGTAATGCAAATTCTCCAATTTATGGTCACGGTGGTATTCATAATTCTGGTTTCCTTTGCAGATTGTGAGTAATGGCATTTACCAGAGCATTGAGCATAGGGCAATGGTGAACTCAGCGAAGAAGAGGCTCTCTGTTGCAACGTTTTTTAGTTCCAACCTCGACTCAGAATTAGGTCCTGCACCTAGCCTCATTAGCCCACAAAACCCAGCAATTTTTCAGCGGGTCCCTATAGAGAAATATTTCAAGGACTTCTTTGCTCGGAGACTAGATGGCAAGTCGTACCTCAAGTTCATGAAAATAGATGAAGATGGAGGCCATACAAGTTGAGTTAACATGCAAGTATGGATGCAATGCGCTGCCATTCATTGCCTGAACTATATCCCTTACAAAGGTAAATTGAAATGACAATTAGATAGTAGTATTACGGTTAGGAACACACATACAAGAACCAATATGGAGAGCTCCACAAAGGTGAAAACCGTATTCCATGCCAAAGCAAGAATTGGCACTGGTGGCCTAACAACATTCCGAAGGAGCAATTGGAGGATTGTATTTGAACAATTTCAATCACCTATTTGGACTATTAGGAAGAATATGCTCTTCTTGTTAATTTGAGCTCGGCCTCGTGAAAACTTCTGTTTGGCTTAAGTgatatttgttgaaaataatttgttttcaaaatttaggttgtttgattttttactttttcataacttattataaattttttactaaattaaaaaaactaaaatatgtaattttttctaaataaaaaaaataacatattgatttttctttattttttaatacttaataaaaataaaatactataaaaataaacaacctaatatttaacattattaaacattaagtttctatttagaattagtAAAAAGACAAACGCCTCATTAATATATGATCAATCTCTCATGGTATTATTGCCAATCTTCAGCTGTTTTCTGTAGTCAATGTGTAGCTAACCCCGAGTTTTGCTTGGTTAGGTTGTGAtatatcttttagtttaaggcCCAAATGTCAGCAAACTTGGTTGTCAAAGTTGCAAAAATCCCAATAATCATGATGATGGCGACTTGCAAAGGAAACCACTAAAATATATGCCCTGTACTGTATAAAATGTCCGTTGCCCAATTTTCAagtcttctttctcttctttataTAGCTCAAAGCAAGTTCATTCTCTTACGAAACCACAGCAATAGCAATGCcgattatctttttaaaaagcCTTGGATTACgcttcattttaaaattaatcttttGGGGATAAAACAACTAGTTCAGGCTTATTTAAGCCTTGAGAAGATTTGCTAAAACCGGTAGATTTGATTACAAATGAAGTCTTCtttctcttaacttttttcCCCTTCAACATATGATATGGGGTTTCATGGCCAATATCATTATCTATAGACTATAGTTAGGTATACAGATTTCTGAAATCCTTTCAGGGATATGTCAATGAAGTTGTAATCTAGGCCTGCTAAAATTGCGCCAGGATTTGCTATTAAGTGGCGTAAAGTAGATCAATTAAATTTGGATTGGACACTCCCTCAAACCTTTTTTTACTAATTCAGgtaataatttgaattatttatttatttattatataatttaatcttaaattttacCATTTAGAGCATACCAACATGATTATAATTCATGTACGGGTCGTATTTATGTTGATACGTATTATTCGTTTAATAAATAGGTTATTTTCAGATCAATTTATATAACACAAATTTGAtcagaattaattaatttaataaatgtaT of the Vitis vinifera cultivar Pinot Noir 40024 chromosome 10, ASM3070453v1 genome contains:
- the LOC100257300 gene encoding protein SRG1, whose protein sequence is METESHQVVFGKSIIVPSVRELVKEPITKVPPRYVHNQQDLQMAAAAAAAADIWLQSVPVIDLHCLLHGDSMGSELERLHSACKDWGFFQVVNHGVSSSLLEEFKGEVQDFFELPLEEKKKLWQQPDNHEGFGQLFVVSEEQRLDWSDMFYLTTLPFNLRKSDIFQKLPQKLRETLEAYSVEMKKLAMTILSQMTKALKMKAEEIRDMFSDGVQSMRMNYYPPCPEPDMTIGFAPHSDADALTILFQLNDTEGLQIRKEGRWVPVKPLPNAFVVNIGDIMEIVSNGIYQSIEHRAMVNSAKKRLSVATFFSSNLDSELGPAPSLISPQNPAIFQRVPIEKYFKDFFARRLDGKSYLKFMKIDEDGGHTS